CCTGATCCTATTATTTGAGCAACCAGCCTCAAGCCCTCTCTTATAAATATGGTGAGAAGTCTATTAGGTTTAACTACAATTGATGTAAATTATAAACCTAATCTCAAATATATACATCTTACAAAATGCTTCACTAAGTTTGTTTTTCCATGTATTGACTTCTTTTCGATAAATCGTAGATGAGAACAAAAACATTTGAAGAATTTACAATTCCATTGCTAGCAAAAAATTGATGATGCAGAGAAGTTTGTGTGCAATTTTGGATGGACTTGAAAAGGACACTACTAGTCTGTGAGGTCGGAACATCTCATGATGTTGCGATGAACGACATAAATCTTAAAGGTTAAGGGGAACACGTTGGAGTCATGATCTATCTATCGACTTCACACATATAAGATGTCAAGAGAGATATGTGTTAGTTTAAATAGATAATGGATGGTATTGAGTTTGTTTCTCCTAGTATCAATTTTAGGGCCACCCACACacacatgtatttttttttgggtgttaaGATTAGACACACAATCACAACAAAATAGAGAGTAAGGCGGGAAAGAGGTGTTAAGATACACAATTTATCCTAGTTCATCCAGGGTTATATCTAAGAGAGAATTCCACTATAATTAGCATTTGCACCTCCCTATtacaattttcaatttcaagagaaataaattatataGAGGTAGCAcaatttagtaattatttatgGGATTAAGCccaaattatcaataaaatatagGTCAAACTATAAAAACCTTTTTGCGGTTCGAAGAGGCTGTCCCTTGTGACCCCTTGACCCCTACTTGCTCACCAGAGAGCTGGACTCCGGTGTCTTATTGTTTATGGGGAGTATAAACCATACCATAATAGTGCGGTTAAGCAATAAACTATCCAAATATTTGTTCTTCATCCCTAGGGGTGGCCATGGGGTGGTGTCAAGTCAAGACCGAGGATCACATTTTTCCACCCGTTTGACCATCCACCCTCCTGAGGCAAAGAATTGGTTTGCGAATCGGAAAAAGAATTGGTTTGCGAATAAGAATTTCCGATGTGAAGCAACAAATCAATaatttccaaattgattttggctAAATATGACTAATGATACATGTCTAGTAATCAAAGACAtaatgtcaatttgacttttcaacccgTTAGGTATAAATATTCTAGTCGGAGATGACAGAGGTCCAATATAATTTGAGATCTTGTCtccaaactattttcttttcctttcctagattttaatattttcttttcctttgtccaCAAGGGTACACGTCAATGGGTGTGCAAAATGTGAAAGAACATTGCAATGAGAGAAACGAACAAGCATGATTGGTTGACACAATGAGTATTAAATGACCTTACTATTAACTAgtgttgacacccaaaattaTCCTTAGAAACACATGCTGATCATGAGAGAATACTAGGTAAAACGCTCTGTTTTGGTTCACAAAGTTAAGGGTTAAACAATTTTCGTGGAGATTACTTAAATGGAGCATCAATGGAATTCTAGAAGCCAACTCTAGAGTTGATGGCTAGGTGACTGATTTCCAAGTGTCAGGCTATGGGCATAGTACACCAAATTTGAAGATAAAGTGAAATTAGCGTAAGGACTCGAGTGAGAATAATTGCCACGAAAAGTGCGGTAGTAGTTATTTGCTTGACGAGCAAGCTATACGAACATTGTCGATGGATCAGAAAGCAGTTGTTAAAGGATAAGGTTATCTAGAAAAAATGGATAATGTAGAGAATGTGAAGAGTAGTGCCCAAGAAAAAGCAATTGATTGAGGAACATCAGTTCACTCTATAAATATTGCAACCCTAACATTGAAAAGCCCCCCGAATAACACATcaattatctttactttatctCATTTTAGCTATAGTTTCCAAGATTCCcttcgttgattaaattcctaCGGCTATCTTTATTCGGTCTAGCATAACCGATTAAATTTTGGTGTTGTTTCATAAGCCCAACATCATTGAATTGTATTTTCTATCAAGGGGTATTGCTATTGATTAGATTCCAGCCTTACACCTAAAACGGGCTGTGTTGTTGATTAAATGCCGACATAGTTTGAGTTCAAAAGCATAGACTATCCAATTCCTAGTGTCCGGATTATATCATTCATTCGATTATGGTATGATTTAACCTTAGCAGTGAGTAGTCTTTGAGTCACCCTAGCATTGATTGTTAAGGGTTATATAAAcaagttgaaaataaaatttctcttGCATTTCATATTCTCTATTCAAGTTCAGTTCAAAACTTGAGCCTtttataataaaaccaaaatgtagcgtttggtgaaatttttttttacaggGATCAAAACGGGTGAAACAAATAagattttatttcaagaagtcttgatatttcctttttcttcaaaagtttgGAATTGGCATGAACATTCATTTCCTTGCATTTTGGGAGCTTTCATCAAAAGAGATTACAATTATTGGATATGGCCCAATTATAACCTAGGAGTGATTTATTCACCAAACATCGATCGTCCTCATGAAAATCACCGAAATTACTTGATCCATTGCTGGATGACCCCGTATGGTATGGTGGATCTCgaaaaaatacccaaaaaaaaaatcaaaattttctcatttcttcaataaaataagTCATAATTAATATTTTGTGATCTTTTTCATGCTTTTAACAAGAGGCACCCATAACCACTAGGGACCCCGGTGGCCACCATTTCACCATGGAAGGGGAGGTGGGGGGTTTCGAATCCCTACCTTCTCATGAGGGTTGGGATAGGGATGAATTAGTTTCAGGAGTGGATTTCGAACTCCCACGCCCTGTAAGAAGATAtgacaaaagtctaagagtgagaattagaataggagtagagtataatcgataaaaaaaaaaaaaaacgggagGCACCCATTAATTGCCAAATAATGGGATTCTATTTTATGTGTCTACAACTTATACAAGGCTTTCCTTTgcattattatatattatatatattaaatatacgTAGATATTGGATTGGGATTCATGGCTAGCTCTTGACATGCATGCATCGCACGGACAGGGGGATCAGTTGAGCACGTGGGCCTAGATGACCATGTTTCCTCTTGTTATTTTCGTAAATTAACATGCGATGACCTactacaattttattttattttttattttctattgatttaattgaatcaatgaaGAGATGGATCTACCTTTGGAGCACCGGTTAAACAtcgaaataaaaagagagcGTGATATTTTCAATATTCAATCTCTTTATATTAGATGTATTTGGtacatttaaaattgaaatcttATTTATTAGATACGATTATTGCGTCAATTATTGACAAGATCCGAAAAGAGGTTCGCATCTGCGAGACTGCCACCGTCGGATTGGCGGCACTGTCGTGAAATGGCATGTCAACTAGCTGCGAAAGAGACTGGTCTCCAAAAGCCAATTCCCTTTTACCCTCTCTCGCACCTTTGCGTGAAACAAGTATGAGAAATCGCTATGACAAATATTTTCGAATCTAGAGCTTGTAAAATTATGAGTAATTACAGCATACGCTGTGGGTGTAaacaaaatctcacaataagcaaccCTCGCGTACTCTTTATCTTAAAGAGTGCGTCAATTCATATAATCCTAAAATCAAGGTCAAAAGTCAGTTATGAAGTAACAAGACTCTTCAGGAACTTTCGTATCGTATTAAATACTCCGACTAGGAGTGTCAAGACCCGAAttgaaaatcgaaccgaaccaaactgaACCGAACTTGGTTCGTAATCGGTTCGGGTCTCATTCAGTTCGGTTCGGGAATTTTTTCTaacggtttggttcggttcggtttttttgacCGAACCGTTTACACCCCTAACTTCGACACGTTTTGACATATGGTCAATAGGTGTCGAAAAATTCGATAGCTGATCAACTCTTCCGACATGCTCTGACATGTGAATTAGGAATTCCAATACGCGcagggtcaattttaaaaattttcaataagtGATggatcaaaatgtaaatatattaaaaaaataaagataatgaaaataataaagggaaaaataagaaaagcctAGTCTTATATAATGTAgattacttttttttccctttaagttttatggattattagaatggaatgtggttgaatttgttaaattgaaacaataaatgaaATTAGCAAATGGCgagttaatatttttagtgtaaattcattaaatgctctttttcaaatgtttatttatttgtgaatttcaatcaaaaatgataatttgttatgtatatataaaaacattcatttaatatataatatgtcaAACGTGTCAACATTCTCTAGTTTTTGAGACACGCGGCATGTCATGTCGTGTCGTATCACATGTCATAAGTCCATGTCAATCCTACTTAGAATGCCAAAACTCACCTAAACTCACCTAACTGCTCTCCTATCAAAAAAGGAATCAAACCTCTCGGTGGCCTATATATAATCAAGGTGTCCCAATTTACTAACTAGTCAAAACATGAGTTTCTTTCCCAAAAATTATGCATAATTTTGACATgctagaaataaatttaaagattCTGAATCCAAATAGTGCTCATGTCACCAAAGTTGAGAGGGGAGGTTGATTTCTGGAGTAATGGAATAGTAGCTTGCGAGTCCACCTCCATGATAAGTGAAGGGATGCCCAAAGAAATTGCCATTTTAAGACCCAAAAGGATACCCATAAATCTATTTTGAGCAAAGAGCACACTCCCATAATTTGAGCAAATCCAACGAGCTAGTTGCTTGATTCATTATGCAGAAGCAGACCTTCTGAAACATGGCTTGGTTGCCTTTAGAGGCCCCGTCGGTGTTGAGTTTGACCAATGAGTTAGAGGGGGTAGTCCAGCCCACAAGCTTTCTCGTCTCCTTTTAAGGAGACAATTTATGTTCAGTCAGTCGAGCTGATACAATGTCCTTACACATGATATAAAATCATGCATAAAGGTTCTCTAGGAAGATAAAAGTTCTCAAATTATCGTTTATTCCTGCAATTTCAGAACTGCCACagcaaaaaaaaagtgaccAATTATCTTGAACCCTATTTAATGAATCAGATAGCTTTGTCATCAACCATGGGTGTAGATCTTGAGCAAAGAACCCACTTTGAAATCTTGTAGGTACAATCTTATGCCAAACTGCTTTTGCGTACTTACAATCTCTGAGTACATGTAGAATTGTCTCCGGAGAGTGTGGGCACACCGGAAAGCAAGAATATACTGCGAGCTTACGTCGAAATCTTTCATCATTAGTAAGCACACACTGGTGAGAGACCAACCACAAGAAGCCTTCGATTCTTTGTGGCCTATCCCACTTCCACGCTAAAAACTCCCCAGATTAGCAAATCCTCTCCGCCACGATCAGAGGGCGGAAGCATCGAGTGGATCCgcatcaaaattgatcggaCGACTTCGCTTCTATCCGGAAATTGATcgtttgtttgtattctttttttgtttttaaacactttttctgttttttttgggACGACTTCTGTGTTCTTTTTCCctcagaacaaaagaaaataaaaaaaaaacacaaattttgtgtttcttcttttgatttttttttcttttttttcttattttcttgttctttttcttttggcttttgagTTGAGCTGATCCGACGCTTATCTGCCGGCCCATATTGTCATGTCTCCTCTGAGCTGGGGCGGgcctgaaaaaagaaaaaagaaaagtaagaaaaaaatagaaaaataaaagaaataaaaaattatcccgGCCCAGACAAgagaaatacttttttcatttcattcataATTCTCGTGAGTGCAAGACAAGAGAAAGCATAATTCTCGTGAGTGCAATGATGGGCCGTAGGCCCAGAGAACGATAAAGCCCATCAGGAAAGCCCATTAAGACCTCGCGCGATGACGCAAAAcccctctctcccctctcctttcTCCCTGCGTTCtacactcttcttcttcttcttcttcttcttcttcgcaatCGCGCATACCAGGGATAGCTCGAGCTCCGTCTCCGTCTGCCCGGTAATCTCGTAGCAGCAATGGCGACCGTGATGCAGAAGATCAAGGACATCGAGGATGAGGTACTTCGATTAGCATCGCCGCGCTCTCGATCGCGGCTGCCGTTGAGCCGGTTTTCCTGTTCTCGGGTTCGAGAACCCGTAGGATTTCTAGTTGATCGGAGATGATTGCCGATCGAATCGGATGGGGTATCTGTGTCTCAGGAATCGCGGCTAGCCGTAGCGGTTGTGTGAACCGGATTATTGCGTCTTCGTGCAATTTAGGCCTCGCGCTTATTTGGCAATCGGATGCTTTCTTTGAGTTAGCACGTAGCTATGGAGTttgaagttttcttctttttcaatttttttggcctttttgggTTGGATTTGCGGACGTTGTTTGGTGAAAATCTTTGATTTGCCATGGCTTCTAAACTTTGGAGTAGAAATTGTTATCGTCCTTGCTTGTGTCGCGCGAGTTTCAATGGATATATGTGGAGTCTCCTGTTGAATAGGATCGAACGGGGTTGAGAGTGCGAGCGGGAAACCTTCCTGTTATTGTAGAGCGGCGGCATTTTGTATGTATGAGGTTTCCATGATATCTTTTGGTTGTTCGTGCCCTTCAGCGCTTTCAGCACAATCCATCTGGCAATAGGGCTGGTTTTGGTGAAGGGGAGTCTTTTCCTTGTCTGTAAGATGAAAGCAATACCGATCAAACCAGAGCCCTATTGTTGTTTGTCATGCTTTGCCTTTCATGTCCTCAACTAGGGGTTGTCGTATCCTCCTTGTGGAGGGTTCTCAACTGAAGTGCCTTTTGGTTGGATTACTTGTTGATTTAAGTTTGGAGTAGTGAATTGAATGATCAAATGGGGATGCTAACTATTTGGCTACTTCCTCACTCATGCTGGTTCCTGGTTTAGACTTTAGAATCCTTTGCTTAGCAGTTGTCAACAAATGGGGATTGGTTTGATATATTCTATCGGTTCCACAAAGTCTACTCTGCAAGTTGGAATGCAACTTATGTATATAGTATTTGAAAAGCAAGGCTTCCTAGTGTTGTTTTGCGCAATATTGAAACAGTCTATCGAAATAATGAAGGAAGAATGGCCGAATAGATGGTTGGGCACTTTTCAGTAAGTATTTGAAATAATAGATTGATATTGAGTCCATACGTGCATAAAGGTTGCCACTTCCATTATGTCTGATTAGGAGTTCTCTTTCCTCTTGTTGGAATGGGATTAGAATTATTAGTTGTCACCGATTTCATCGAATTTGATTACATTCATTAGGTCTTTATAAAACTGTAACTTAAAAAACGTATTAAAACAAACACAAAATCTGTAACTTGGGTGATTTGAATTAATTTCGTGTAATTTAAATTGATTCTGGTCTTGATAATTTCCAACTTAATATTTCTCCAGTTCATTATAAACTAGGAATTAATGAAAAACGATTTAAATACCTAGTACTTCTTAGTCCTTTATTAAAAaaggatttgtttaaattttaaaattgttagtGATAAAGTCTTGAATATGAACGATTTCTCAAAACTCTAAGTGCCACTGCAAATTCTCTCCCTTTTAATTGTGTAGGTGTAGATCAAttgaaaattgcaattgaataatGACTTTTGATACCTTTCTTGGATTTGCTTCTGAGAAGATGGttgatctatagtgatgtgACTTTCGCCTGCTTCTGAACTGAAAAGGATTTATACAGTCAAAGATTTTGGTTGATATTGTGTACAAATTATACTGCTGTTTTCATAATGGATATATTCTGAGAGGATGCCCTCTGCAGAATCTTTGTAGTTGAAGACGTTTCATGTGAATAGCTTGAACCAACTGACAGTGTGGATATTGCTTTCGTTTCCTGCAGATGGCTAGGACTCAAAAGAACAAGGCTACTGCCCATCATTTGGGTTTGCTTAAGGTacacttttcttttccaattgtaTATGACCCTTAATTGCTTGATTCAGCACATCATTTCTGAGAATATATTTCTGAAAGATAGCCAGTTGAATACAGTATAGGTCTCATggggcatttttctttttaactgcTTTAATTATCTATGTAGTTAAATCTTTTGAGACAGCTAACTCCAAGAGTATGTTTTGTTAGGCTAAACTTGCAAAGCTACGGAGGGAACTGCTTGAACCTTCTTCCAAGGGAGGTGGGGGTGCCGGCGAAGGTTTTGATGTCACCAAAAGTGGAGACGCTAGAGTTGGTTTGGTGGGTTTCCCCTCAGTTGGGAAGTCTACTCTGTTGAATAAGCTGACAGGGACGTTCTCAGAGGTATGTAAAGTTTTTTAGTGCCTCGTTTCTACTTGATGTAAATTTGCTTATTTGTTAAGTGTTATCGCTATTGTTGCAGTCCGCATGGTCATCAaagaggatttttttatttttttgatatgaTAGTTCTGTACAATCACTTTAATTGCTTTTGTGCCAGTTTCTCTCAGTAATTGAAAGATCTACAGATAACGATGGTATATGTTCCAAAGAATCTAGAGGTGCTGATCTCTGGTTGACTATTTTACATTAGAAGAAGAGTTGTTAGCTTGATTTTTCCCTCCTAGTTTAATGGGATGGACCAGGGTTTGTAGTACGTTATTTGaaattcaaagaaacaaggaGTCTTAGATAATGGgtattttatatttcattttttattttagatgtTTCTTTGGCAGTTGTATGCTCTGAGGGACATATACATGATAATTACcccaacctctctctctctctctcacatgcacacacacacacacacacaagcgCGCATGGACATGTACACAGTTGTTCGCAGGCAAGTGAACCTCAAGAGGCTGAGGAGCGTTTCTCTTGTGGGTGCTTGCGCATGCATTTGCTTGACATCTCATCTGGCGAATAGTCAAACTACTCATGAGCTTGCAGTGTAATTGTCAGAACTAGAGGAAGGGTGGAGTAGCTTGTTCAATCATCCTACTATTTAACCTTATTTTCCTGTACCCTTATTACCATTATCATAATAAGCTGTGAATCATGGGTTCATTACCATTTGgtgattgcaattttaattctaCCAGTTTGACCAAATCACTGCCTCTAGCAAAGCTGTGAATTATGGGAATGATCTGATAGCAGGATAAGAACAGCTTGTAAGCTGAAATTCTTAATTGCTATCTCCCGATCTGCTAGAGTATATGTTAAAACCAAGTAGGCTTGCGCTAAATAATTCTTTTGTTATGTGTTTGGACTAGGGGAATATGCAcctatatattttttattcttctttatgACTGTTTCTATGTTGAATATGATTTTAATCATACACTTAGCATTATAGCTGTGAGCTTTTGCAGTTACATTGTCTCTTTACTTGAGGGATTGTGCATAAAGACTTATTAAATGAGTTGTCTCTACATAGATTTGGTTATTGTCCGAGTTAATATTTTGGTTAAATCATAGTTAATTTGTCCTTAGAGCGGTTGTTTTTTCCCCTACAACTTTTGCTATAGCCAATGGTGCTAGTAGTTACAGTGATATCCCTGCTGAGTTTATACTCTTTCTGGTTTGAAGGTTGCTTCATATGAATTTACTACTCTGACTTGTATCCCTGGCGTGATCACTTACCGTGGAGCTAAAATTCAGGTAAACTTCTTTCCAGTTCATATTTAGGAGTTTCTCTACAATAAGGTGTTGCACAACCAAAACTATGAGAACTCAAACATAGCGAGGCGTGTTTCAGAAGGCATCTCTCTTCTTGGTTTATCATGTCAAGATATTGCAATACTTTAGCTTGTGGTAAATTGTAGTTTAAATTAGGTGATTAAACAACGCTAGTCCCCATTTTGGGGTGTTGCAAAATGTATATGAGCCATGGATATCTGTATGTAGGTCACCTGTTATGCTCATTTTGTTGttaactcattttctttcaatgtaTAATTAAGATTCCCCTTTCTGAGAATCAGTGAAATCATCTTGATTTCTCATAGAGATGGTCTATCATGATGCTAAATACTTGTGTTTTACTGTAATTGGCAGTTACTAGATCTTCCTGGTATTATTGAGGGTGCCAAGGATGGAAAGGGTAGAGGCAGACAGGTAAAGCATGGTTACATATGTCTTCCTTGTGCTGGcaatgcatttaatttgttagTTATAATTCCTACACTGGGCTAGTTGTTTGCTGTGAAGGCTTTCTCTTTGTTTAATGAGAAAAGATGGTCTATCTTCCTATCTTTAGTTTGCCTTGTTATAATTGTACTCATGCAGCATCCTTCTAATAATTCATGAATGCATATGTATAATAAAGGACGATCTGGGCTGTCTGGCTATAGACGACCCTTACTCAACTACTACAAATTTGTAGTTGTTATTTGCCCAATCGTCATAATTTTCTGATGCCTTGTTTGAACTATTTCCAAGGTACTTTTTGGGCTTTGAGTctaatagattcataattaagACATTTATAATCaagttttattgaaaataagaTTGTCAATATTAGTACTTCTGAATTTACTGGAAGGGGATGTTTGTAGTGGCATAAGAACAGTGGTGCATGTCTATGACAGAGTCTGctaatctggaaaaaaaaaaatcaaatacaactAGTTCAACTTCCTGTTTCTGTTTTCATTGTTAGATGTTAATTAATCAGGGAAGACAGGTTTCTCAGGTGGCTTACTGTGTTATTCAGAGCATCACTTGTCAAATGTCAGTTATTGCTTTAACCAGTCAATCGAGTACTATAAATATTCCAAAGGAGAATAgcgaagaaaagaaatttaatggTACTCATCGTTTATTCTACATAGACACGCTAGGATTTAATCTACCAATACGCCACATTTTGAAACTGCTTGGGTACTTTGCTGGAATTATTGACCCTGAAAGTCAGATgaggaaaatcaattttgacagaTTCAGTCACAAACGAAGACCAGTGAACAGTTGCTGACACTTTTTATAAAGTTTAGGAGCTGTATGTTTCCCTAGGCATTCGCTATATTGAAAAGTGGCAATTTTATTTGGCACATTAGTGATTGCCTTATAAAAACAGTGAATGGTGTATAACCATTTCGAGGTTTTCTTAAAGTTGGGAACCTTAAGGCCCATAGGAACTTTAGATATAACTTgttatatttccttttctagGTTTTTGACTATAAGTTGCTCTTTTGTCTTTCCAGGTTATCAGCACTGCGAGAACATGCAACTGCATCTTGATTGTTCTTGATGCGATAAAGCCAATTACTCACAAGCGTCTGATAGAAAAAGAGCTCGAGGGATTTGGAATCAGGTATGTGTGTGCTTAAAATATGTGTGCTTGACAATAACCACACAAGTAACACTAAAATTAGAAGCTTTCAAATCTTTGGAGAGTACAGTAGCTGGTGTCCTGTTCTTTAGTGTGGTTGCTACAGTTATTTCCTCCATCATGGTAGCCATATAGAGATTATTAGGTGTACTTAATGTGCGGACATACTTCCTTCTCTATGCTAAGTCTCTTTCATATCATTTATAGTCGTTATAATTGGGGACATCCAAGGGGTGGGACGGTACCAGGGGTTGCATTCCCCTTCCCTGGCCTGCAGGGGATCTACTTTTGCCATCCCGCCCTGCAACTCCCTCAAGGCAAGTAAAACTTGTGGCACGACATGCATTAACGCTTTGGCAATTAGCATGTGTACGAGACACATGATTTATGTTTAGCTTTCATCGTTAGTACATCTATGTGGTTTGGTGGACTAACTGGAATGCCTCTCAAGAATATGTGTTGAACGACCAGATTGTctgaattaataaattttccTATCTATGGAGATTGACAATCAAGGTTACTTGGACTTGAAATTGGTTTCACTAGGAAAATTGTGGAACCTACATCACTGGTGAGGTTGAGTTTATAGTATGACAAGTGGGAATTTATTCTGTAATGTCACATTCAGGTGTCTATGAAGTCCAGTCTAAAACGAACAGACTTTTTGTGGATTTATTTGGGGTTTGCATGATAATATAATCACATGAATATTAGCCCTTATGCTGATATAAGAACTGAATTGTGTAAACTTATGCTTTGAAACGCTTTATGTTATGTCAGCGTTGCAAATCGAAATTTCCAGGAGTATTCTCACTAATTTTAGATGGATAGTCAATATATGTCCTTCAATGTATGGTTTGAATATCCTGCATTTATTTTTACTGCAGAGATGATTCAACCTGCATAAATAATTTAAACTGTGGATGATCACACAAATATTTTTGCTGTTTCGGTCTTGACTTTTATGTGTTCATAACTAGAAATGAGAATTactttctttattcttctttacAGGCTGAACAAGGAGCCACCTAATTTAACATTTAGGAAGAAAGATAAAGGTGGCATTAATTTCACATCAACAGTGGCAAATACTCATCTGGATCTTGATACTGTGAAGGCCATCTGCAGCGAATATCGGATACACAATGCTGATATTACTCTTAGATGTGATGCGACTGCAGATGACCTTATAGATGTTATTGAGGGCAGTAGGAAATATATTCCATGCATCTATGCCATAAACAAGATTGATCAGATCACACTAGAAGAGCTAGAGATTTTGGACAAACTTCCTCATTACTGTCCAGTCAGGTAACTCAAATATTCTCTGATGGTGGTCCTTCTTGACTCTTGTTTTTTATGCTCAATTCATACTTTACCAACCAAGGATTAgttgttcaatttagttccaaAGGGGTAGTTTCTGGAGATTATAGTAATTGCTTGGATGGTTGTAAGCTAATTCTTTGTTTATGCTATGTCCCTTCCTCCTGTCATCTGATGTCAGTCTATAGGGTGCCCGATGGTAAATTAGTTTGTTCTTCCAACTGATCATATACTGCTTCATGGTTGACATTGCAGTGCTCACCTTGAGTGGAATCTTGATGGTCTGTTGGAGAAAATATGGGAGTATTTGAATTTAACTCGTATATATACAAAGCCAAAAGGAATGAATCCAGACTATGAAGACCCCGTGATTCTATCATCAAGGAAGAGGACAGTTGAGGATTTCTGCACCAGGATACACAAGGATATGCTCAAACAGTTCAAGTAGTAAGTAGAAACCGAGactgaacctttttttttttttttttttgatatgtGAACTTACGATTTGCACATTTGTCATGATTATGGAATAAacttcaatttaattttctcaGCCTTCTTGCTACTGCTTATGTGAGTTTTTACTTTGCTTAAATATGCAGTGCCCTAGTCTGGGGTTCAAGTGCCAAACACAAGCCTCAAAGAGTTGGCAAGGTGAATCTTCACTTCTCAACTAAGTCGTGAATCTTTTACTTCATTCCCCCTTTCCCTtttatcatttcaaaagaggtA
This region of Eucalyptus grandis isolate ANBG69807.140 chromosome 8, ASM1654582v1, whole genome shotgun sequence genomic DNA includes:
- the LOC104415826 gene encoding developmentally-regulated G-protein 3 gives rise to the protein MATVMQKIKDIEDEMARTQKNKATAHHLGLLKAKLAKLRRELLEPSSKGGGGAGEGFDVTKSGDARVGLVGFPSVGKSTLLNKLTGTFSEVASYEFTTLTCIPGVITYRGAKIQLLDLPGIIEGAKDGKGRGRQVISTARTCNCILIVLDAIKPITHKRLIEKELEGFGIRLNKEPPNLTFRKKDKGGINFTSTVANTHLDLDTVKAICSEYRIHNADITLRCDATADDLIDVIEGSRKYIPCIYAINKIDQITLEELEILDKLPHYCPVSAHLEWNLDGLLEKIWEYLNLTRIYTKPKGMNPDYEDPVILSSRKRTVEDFCTRIHKDMLKQFKYALVWGSSAKHKPQRVGKEHELEDEDVVQIIKKV